One genomic segment of Podarcis raffonei isolate rPodRaf1 chromosome 7, rPodRaf1.pri, whole genome shotgun sequence includes these proteins:
- the LOC128416876 gene encoding protocadherin gamma-B2-like, which yields MDRRNKNNGMALRRQVLLLLFLPFSCWAASEQIRYSILEEKPKGSVVGNLAEDLGLNARDIGRRNLHAVSVNKMQYFSINAENGNLYVNDRIDREEICGTTPLCLVNFEVVMENPLNIFHVTITIQDINDNAPFFLSGNINLETSELTLLGTRFFLGKAEDPDIGMNSLQNYHLSSNQYFTLDVKETHDGNKFADLVLQKALDRETEQTLHLILTALDGGEPRKSGTAQIWINVTDANDNPPVFTQEVYKVSLRESVAVGSLVLQVTASDNDEGSYAQIRYYFSNIPQNANRKFSLDPLNGSILLIGLLDFEDISEYTISVAAKDGGGLVTHCKVEISVRDENDNAPEVTLASIFSPVPEDSMSGTVIALINVNDRDSGDNGKVTCYLQDDLPFKILPSSNNYFKLQTDSLLDRERTPAYNLTITAIDKGTPPLSTHKTISLQISDINDNAPTFQKSSYNIYVPENNPSGASIFTIKASDPDMDQNSRITYSILNSNIEELPISSYISINSETGTIYAQRSFDYEQFREFHLQVKAQDGGSPPLSSNVSVRVFVLDRNDNSPRILSPSQEAKGSALFEMVPRSAEADYLVTKVVAVDADSGHNAWLSYHLTQATEPALFTVGSHTGEIRTARAFVERDAVKQRLVIMVKDNGQPSLSATITLNLVFAENFQEALPEMKRQPSSSEYQSDLQFYLVLALAVISFLFLLTVILAVTMKLHQSGHPRFPQCFGPVPHSKNGAIFPPNFEDGTLPYSYQLCLSSESRKNEFTFLTPYSELVSENNLG from the exons ATGGatagaagaaacaaaaacaatggaATGGCACTCAGAAGGCAAGTACTGCTTCTCTTATTTTTGCCTTTCTCCTGCTGGGCTGCCTCAGAGCAGATTCGTTATTCTATCCTTGAGGAGAAGCCAAAGGGTTCGGTTGTGGGGAATCTTGCTGAGGATTTGGGACTGAATGCCAGAGATATAGGAAGGCGCAATCTGCATGCTGTCTCTGTgaacaaaatgcagtatttcagtaTCAATGCAGAAAATGGAAATCTCTATGTAAATGACAGGATTGACAGAGAGGAAATATGTGGCACAACTCCACTCTGCCTTGTTAATTTTGAGGTGGTAATGGAAAATCCCCTTAATATTTTTCATGTGACTATTACAATTCAAGATATAAATGACAATGCGCCATTCTTTCTCAGTGGCAATATCAACTTAGAAACAAGTGAACTAACTTTGTTAGGAACACGGTTTTTCCTTGGGAAAGCTGAAGATCCTGACATTGGGATGAATTCTCTCCAGAATTACCACCTTAGCTCAAATCAGTATTTTACTCTGGATGTTAAAGAGACTCATGATGGAAATAAATTTGCAGATTTAGTGCTGCAGAAAGCACTAGATCGAGAGACTGAACAGACCCTTCACTTGATTCTCACAGCATTGGATGGGGGCGAACCTAGAAAAAGTGGGACTGCCCAGATATGGATTAATGTTACTGATGCCAATGACAACCCCCCAGTTTTCACTCAAGAGGTGTACAAGGTCAGTTTGAGGGAAAGTGTTGCAGTTGGATCGCTTGTGCTCCAGGTTACAGCTTCTGATAATGATGAAGGTTCATACGCCCAAATCAGGTATTATTTTAGTAATATACCACAGAATGCCAACAGGAAATTCAGTCTAGATCCATTGAATGGCTCAATCCTACTTATAGGGTTATTGGACTTTGAGGATATCAGTGAATATACTATATCAGTAGCAGCCAAAGATGGTGGTGGATTAGTGACACATTGCAAAGTTGAAATAAGCGTTCGTGATGAGAATGATAATGCCCCAGAGGTTACTTTAGCCTCCATCTTTAGCCCAGTTCCGGAAGATTCTATGTCAGGAACAGTCATTGCTCTGATCAATGTAAATGACAGAGATAGTGGAGATAATGGAAAAGTTACTTGCTACTTACAAGATGATTTACCCTTCAAAATTCTTCCCTCGTCTAACAATTACTTCAAGCTCCAGACAGACAGTCTCCTGGACAGAGAAAGAACTCCTGCATATAATCTTACAATCACAGCAATTGATAAAGGAACTCCAcctctttccacacacaaaacaatCTCTCTACAGATCTCAGATATCAATGATAATGCCCCTACATTTCAGAAATCATCATACAACATCTACGTGCCAGAAAACAATCCTTCAGGTGCCTCCATTTTCACCATCAAAGCCTCTGATCCCGATATGGACCAGAACTCACGGATCACATACTCCATCCTCAACAGCAACATTGAGGAACTTCCCATCTCCTCCTATATCTCCATTAATTCAGAGACCGGCACCATCTATGCCCAGAGATCCTTTGACTATGAACAATTCAGAGAGTTCCATCTGcaagtgaaggcccaagatgGGGGTTCTCCCCCTCTCAGCAGCAATGTGAGCGTCAGGGTGTTTGTTCTTGACAGGAATGATAACAGCCCTCGTATCCTGTCCCCCTCACAAGAAGCCAAGGGCTCAGCCTTGTTTGAGATGGTGCCTCGTTCGGCCGAGGCAGATTATCTTGTCACCAAGGTGGTGGCCGTGGATGCAGATTCTGGACACAACGCCTGGCTCTCCTACCACCTGACTCAGGCCACTGAGCCGGCACTCTTCACGGTTGGTTCTCATACTGGAGAGATCAGGACAGCCAGGGCCTTTGTGGAGAGAGACGCTGTGAAACAGAGACTGGTCATTATGGTGAAGGATAACGGACAGCCGTCTCTCTCGGCCACCATTACTCTGAACCTGGTGTTTGCTGAGAACTTTCAGGAGGCCCTTCCGGAAATGAAGAGGCAACCCAGCAGCTCAGAGTATCAGTCTGACCTGCAGTTCTACTTGGTGCTGGCCTTAGCTgtgatctccttcttgttcctctTGACTGTCATTCTGGCTGTTACAATGAAGCTCCATCAATCAGGGCATCCCAGGTTCCCACAGTGCTTTGGTCCTGTTCCCCATTCCAAGAATGGTGCCATCTTCCCACCCAACTTTGAAGATGGGACTTTGCCCTATTCCTACCAGCTGTGTCTGTCTTCTGAGTCCAGAAAGAACGAGTTTACCTTCCtgacaccatacagtg AGTTGGTTTCTGAAAACAACCTTGGGTGA